In one Gimesia sp. genomic region, the following are encoded:
- a CDS encoding DUF1592 domain-containing protein yields the protein MRSTMNTVVVLLCLALLSVESRLQAAEGLRVTRDLQVLYTFEAGQGDLIQDRSEVGEPLNLNIKNPSEIKWQEGVLTVKGSARIQSAEPAGKLIKALRRANACTVEAWLKPAHDRQKGPARIVSLSRDPNQRNLTLGQEGRRYDVRLRTTSTSGNGMPSMTSPDRLAQPRLTHVVYTRDPAGRALLYVNGKLQAEKRIRGNLSNWDQSFSLTLANEATGDRPWQGDLFLVAVYSRALTKAEVEQNYRAGEKGKPSEQDLLALAQAKQRKLFETKVAPLLAQNCLECHDAASRKGGLDLSHKATAFAGGESGKIIVPGSAEKSLLWEQIVSGDMPPGNTPLKPAEKALLKEWLNGGAHWSVNMIDPAIYNGNSSAQEIWVQRLTIPEYIETVKSTVGVDISQEAYELLPPDLRADGFSNTAYNLNVDLKHVQAYARLAELIVQRMDVLKFARQFSSSRSLNTDATMRKFVGAMGQRLFRGPLDEREITNFSGIATTVASAGGTYEEGVSLILEAMLQSPRFIYRIESQRGDGAAFTAGNFELASRLSYIIWGGPPDEELLKAAQAGKLTDEDVCRKQVARMLKDPRAVDRSAQFVSDWLNLDRLANMRPNELRFPEWDPQLGLDMREETLAFFKEIAWRENRPLSDLFNAQVTFATPQLARHYGLTPQGQGLQRYDLSKVPARGGLLTQGSILTMGGDDASMVTRGLFVLKDLLRGVIGAPPPGVDTTPVPSRPGQSQRMIAEKRMANEACAGCHTRFEPLAFGLEKYDGIGAFHEIDEYKNRLRSDGEILVPGTAKPVAFSTPAELMDLLAESERVRETITWKLTQFSLGRPLGPADASTVQKIHETSQQGGGTYPSLLTAIVMSDLVQKVRTEGQSD from the coding sequence ATGCGCTCTACCATGAATACCGTCGTTGTGTTGTTGTGTCTGGCACTGTTATCTGTTGAAAGCCGTTTGCAGGCTGCTGAGGGTTTGCGGGTGACCCGTGATCTGCAGGTCCTGTACACGTTTGAAGCGGGCCAGGGAGATCTGATTCAGGATCGTTCGGAGGTCGGGGAACCGCTGAATCTGAACATTAAGAATCCGTCAGAGATCAAGTGGCAGGAGGGAGTATTGACCGTCAAGGGGTCGGCCCGGATTCAGTCAGCAGAGCCAGCCGGCAAACTCATCAAAGCACTTCGCCGGGCGAATGCATGCACCGTCGAGGCCTGGTTGAAACCGGCCCACGATCGGCAGAAGGGACCCGCGCGGATTGTTTCACTGTCGCGAGATCCGAATCAGCGTAATCTGACACTGGGTCAGGAGGGCAGACGCTATGATGTGCGTTTACGGACGACGTCCACCAGCGGGAACGGTATGCCTTCCATGACGTCTCCGGATCGACTGGCCCAGCCACGGCTGACGCATGTGGTCTATACCCGCGACCCAGCGGGAAGGGCACTGCTATATGTAAATGGAAAGTTGCAGGCCGAGAAACGAATTCGGGGGAACCTGTCCAACTGGGATCAGTCCTTCTCACTGACACTGGCCAATGAAGCGACCGGCGATCGTCCCTGGCAGGGGGATCTGTTTCTGGTCGCCGTTTACAGTCGGGCGCTGACCAAAGCGGAAGTCGAGCAGAATTATCGCGCGGGAGAAAAGGGGAAACCTTCCGAGCAGGATCTGTTGGCGCTGGCCCAGGCGAAGCAGAGAAAGCTGTTTGAAACGAAAGTCGCACCGCTGCTGGCACAGAACTGCCTCGAATGTCATGACGCCGCCAGCCGGAAAGGGGGACTGGACCTCTCGCACAAAGCGACGGCCTTCGCGGGTGGGGAGAGCGGAAAAATCATCGTGCCGGGGTCAGCGGAGAAAAGTCTGCTGTGGGAACAGATCGTCTCGGGTGATATGCCGCCCGGAAATACGCCCCTCAAGCCGGCTGAGAAAGCGTTGCTCAAAGAATGGTTGAATGGCGGCGCCCACTGGTCAGTGAACATGATCGATCCCGCCATCTATAACGGGAACAGCAGTGCGCAGGAGATCTGGGTGCAGCGGCTGACGATTCCGGAATACATCGAAACAGTCAAAAGCACGGTGGGCGTGGATATCAGCCAGGAGGCCTACGAACTGCTGCCACCTGATTTGCGGGCCGATGGTTTCAGCAATACCGCGTACAATCTGAATGTGGACCTCAAGCATGTGCAGGCGTATGCCCGGCTGGCGGAACTGATTGTGCAGCGGATGGACGTCCTGAAGTTCGCGCGGCAGTTTTCCAGTTCGCGGAGTCTGAATACGGATGCCACGATGCGAAAGTTCGTGGGGGCGATGGGACAGCGGCTGTTCCGCGGTCCGCTGGACGAGCGTGAGATTACGAACTTCAGCGGGATCGCGACGACCGTGGCCAGCGCTGGAGGCACCTATGAAGAGGGAGTCTCTCTGATCCTGGAAGCGATGCTGCAGTCACCTCGGTTTATCTATCGGATTGAATCGCAACGAGGGGACGGGGCGGCGTTTACCGCAGGTAACTTTGAACTGGCATCGCGATTGAGTTATATCATCTGGGGGGGACCTCCCGATGAGGAACTGCTCAAGGCGGCGCAGGCAGGGAAGCTGACCGATGAGGATGTCTGTCGGAAACAGGTGGCGCGGATGCTGAAAGATCCGCGTGCGGTGGATCGCTCGGCTCAGTTTGTTTCGGACTGGCTGAACCTGGATCGGCTGGCCAACATGCGACCCAACGAGTTGCGGTTCCCGGAATGGGATCCGCAACTGGGGCTGGATATGCGTGAGGAGACACTGGCGTTCTTCAAGGAGATTGCCTGGAGGGAGAACCGACCGTTGTCTGATCTGTTCAATGCCCAGGTGACCTTCGCGACGCCTCAACTGGCCCGACATTACGGTTTGACACCGCAGGGCCAGGGGCTGCAGCGGTACGATCTGTCGAAGGTTCCCGCGCGGGGCGGCTTGCTGACGCAGGGGAGTATTCTCACGATGGGTGGGGATGACGCTTCGATGGTGACCCGCGGGCTGTTTGTTTTGAAAGATCTGCTGCGTGGCGTGATCGGTGCACCGCCGCCGGGCGTGGATACCACACCGGTGCCTTCGCGACCGGGACAGTCACAAAGGATGATCGCCGAAAAGCGGATGGCCAACGAGGCGTGTGCGGGCTGTCATACCCGGTTCGAGCCGCTGGCGTTCGGGCTGGAGAAGTATGATGGCATCGGTGCGTTTCACGAGATCGATGAATATAAGAACCGACTGCGGAGCGATGGAGAAATCCTGGTTCCGGGGACGGCGAAACCGGTGGCATTCAGCACGCCCGCGGAGTTGATGGATCTGCTGGCCGAAAGCGAGCGAGTGCGTGAAACGATCACCTGGAAGCTGACGCAGTTTTCGCTGGGGCGCCCGCTGGGTCCTGCGGATGCGTCGACGGTACAAAAAATTCATGAAACGTCCCAGCAGGGGGGCGGTACTTATCCGAGTCTGCTCACCGCGATTGTGATGAGTGATCTGGTGCAGAAAGTGCGTACCGAGGGGCAGAGTGACTAA
- a CDS encoding DUF4262 domain-containing protein, whose amino-acid sequence MEEEIAEIVHKYGWYAANVSDAEQPFLYTIGLLESWQHPELIIFGLDAENAYALLSGLISDIQNGNSYTENAVQMIELGEDRHQVGFRCVHSTQHPIYLGFAMGYQRHLGRPGELSAMQVFWPDEKGRFPFDPGCELDVYQLQPRLDIGLTPREVQDFERRWE is encoded by the coding sequence ATGGAAGAAGAAATTGCTGAAATTGTCCATAAGTATGGTTGGTACGCCGCAAACGTGAGTGATGCGGAACAGCCATTCCTCTACACGATCGGGCTACTGGAGTCCTGGCAGCATCCCGAGCTGATTATCTTTGGACTGGATGCCGAGAATGCATATGCCCTGTTGTCTGGTCTGATTTCTGACATACAGAATGGGAACTCGTATACGGAGAATGCCGTTCAGATGATTGAACTGGGTGAGGACAGGCACCAGGTGGGCTTTCGTTGTGTCCATTCAACTCAGCATCCAATCTACCTCGGGTTTGCGATGGGCTATCAGCGGCATCTCGGACGGCCCGGCGAGCTGAGTGCAATGCAGGTCTTCTGGCCGGATGAGAAAGGGCGCTTTCCCTTTGATCCCGGTTGTGAACTTGACGTTTACCAGTTGCAGCCTCGGCTCGATATCGGCCTGACTCCCCGCGAGGTTCAAGATTTTGAACGTCGGTGGGAATGA
- a CDS encoding DUF1552 domain-containing protein: protein MSHVLLNRRMLLKGLGSAAIGLPLLEEMIPSSLAAAAQPQVPVRAFNVFFGLGIPAPLQTEGFDDVLEPLKPLQDKLLIMRNVDQVRCDEKGINAHYDGASGAFTAEPPDGEAKAGGPSIDQVIRQTHYPKGLPSGMVPTLMGGTFFRRSRVGRYVHSYNMDGTVAATIQEKPRDLFERVFGTVSAGGSGNDAAQRRLRRSVLDTVVEDYRFYTGQNSPLGSASKARVADHLDRIREYERRAFAMQHKNRNAPEPPPRSKIPHGGPADPGGQGIDITVDELTSEWRLLADIYALAIQMDRVRFGSLTFLAAGERIRLTGDYEYNGEKRWTFDDPSQLRASGDKGCSHEWWHKFNEKKKNEALRAHAHLKMREVSYFLQALNSADAREANGRTILENSLITISTESGDGRHNDVKRELSGVFHCITGANGRFKTGQIMDVGQEGLDVYNTLLDAFGAKLKLGPAKRDATAVDAIRA, encoded by the coding sequence ATGAGTCATGTGCTGCTCAATCGTCGGATGTTACTGAAGGGACTGGGGTCGGCTGCGATCGGCTTGCCGCTGCTGGAGGAGATGATTCCGTCCAGCCTGGCCGCTGCGGCGCAGCCACAGGTTCCGGTGCGGGCGTTTAACGTCTTCTTTGGTCTGGGAATTCCCGCCCCGCTGCAGACCGAAGGCTTCGACGATGTACTGGAGCCACTCAAACCGCTGCAGGACAAGCTGTTGATCATGCGGAATGTGGACCAGGTGCGTTGCGATGAAAAGGGGATCAACGCGCATTACGACGGTGCTTCCGGCGCCTTCACGGCTGAGCCGCCCGATGGAGAGGCCAAAGCGGGCGGGCCGTCGATTGACCAGGTGATTCGTCAGACGCACTACCCGAAAGGGCTACCGAGCGGGATGGTGCCCACATTAATGGGGGGGACGTTCTTCCGCCGCAGTCGCGTGGGCCGTTATGTGCATAGCTACAACATGGACGGCACGGTGGCCGCGACGATTCAGGAGAAGCCCCGCGACCTGTTTGAGCGGGTGTTCGGGACGGTCTCTGCCGGAGGTTCGGGGAACGATGCAGCGCAGCGACGGCTGCGCCGGAGCGTGCTGGATACGGTCGTGGAGGATTACCGGTTCTATACGGGCCAGAATTCGCCCCTCGGTTCGGCATCGAAAGCGCGGGTGGCCGACCACCTGGACCGGATTCGCGAATACGAGCGGCGGGCGTTTGCGATGCAGCATAAGAACCGGAATGCACCGGAGCCGCCGCCCCGTTCGAAGATTCCGCATGGCGGTCCGGCTGATCCGGGCGGGCAGGGGATTGACATCACGGTGGATGAACTCACCAGCGAATGGCGACTGCTGGCGGACATTTATGCCCTGGCAATTCAGATGGATCGGGTCCGCTTCGGTTCGCTGACGTTCCTGGCGGCGGGCGAGCGGATTCGTCTGACCGGCGATTACGAGTATAACGGCGAGAAACGCTGGACGTTCGATGATCCGAGCCAGTTGAGGGCGAGTGGCGACAAAGGTTGCAGCCACGAGTGGTGGCATAAGTTCAACGAAAAGAAAAAGAACGAGGCACTGCGGGCACACGCGCATCTGAAGATGCGTGAGGTTTCCTATTTCCTGCAGGCGCTGAACAGTGCCGACGCCCGGGAGGCGAACGGGCGGACGATTCTGGAGAACTCGCTGATCACGATCTCGACCGAATCCGGAGACGGGCGGCACAACGATGTGAAACGCGAGCTTTCAGGTGTCTTCCATTGCATTACCGGTGCCAATGGCCGGTTCAAGACCGGGCAGATCATGGACGTGGGCCAGGAGGGGCTGGACGTGTATAATACTCTGCTGGACGCCTTCGGTGCGAAGTTGAAACTGGGACCGGCGAAACGTGACGCGACAGCTGTGGATGCGATCCGTGCTTGA